In Pleurocapsa sp. PCC 7319, the following are encoded in one genomic region:
- a CDS encoding ABC transporter ATP-binding protein — translation MANSRLQKLGNYLRPHWRTVLLGTVALVIVNALGVYIPLLIRDSIDQLQGQFSFEQLSRSALWLLLLSFVMWGFRMCSRVFIFGVGRQIEFGLKQRIFRHLLTIEPGYFADNTSGDLINRATSDVDNIRRLVGFAVLSFVNIIFAYAFTLPAMLNINVRLTLLAIAIYPVMLMTVQLFSTKLRRYQQEIQEKLSDLSELIQEDMSGMALIRIYAQEVQERLAFKEKNQQLLESNLKLARTRNFLFPVIEGLANISLLILLWLGTGAIASGQISVGDFIALALFVERLVFPTALLGFTITAYLQGEVSIDRVESITKAEPKVKNRSNAIVLPLKDIKGEITARHLTYTYPGSHTPALYDLNFTIKPGETVAIVGTIGSGKSTLANAIPRLLNVESGELFLDSCDITKLELATLRKAIAYVPQDSFLFSTTIKNNIRYGEPLIETLEVELAAKQAQIHPEILTFPQEYETLVGERGITLSGGQRQRTSLARALLVDAKVLILDDALSSVDNETATRILNSLSPTRAKKTVIFISHQLSAAATCDRILVMDKGKIVQNGTHETLLQELGLYQTLWQQHQLQEVLN, via the coding sequence ATGGCAAATTCAAGACTACAGAAATTAGGCAACTATCTTCGTCCCCACTGGCGAACTGTTTTATTGGGAACGGTCGCTTTGGTGATCGTCAATGCCTTGGGGGTTTATATTCCCCTATTAATTCGAGATAGTATTGACCAGCTACAGGGTCAATTTAGTTTTGAACAATTATCTCGTTCAGCATTATGGCTGTTACTTCTATCGTTTGTGATGTGGGGGTTTCGGATGTGCTCCCGTGTGTTTATTTTTGGTGTCGGAAGACAAATAGAGTTTGGTCTTAAACAAAGAATTTTCAGGCATTTACTCACCATTGAACCTGGATATTTTGCTGACAATACATCAGGAGATTTAATCAACCGCGCCACCAGCGATGTCGATAATATTCGTCGTTTGGTAGGGTTTGCAGTGTTGAGTTTTGTCAACATCATTTTTGCTTATGCCTTTACTCTGCCTGCCATGCTGAATATTAACGTGCGATTAACCTTATTAGCGATCGCCATTTATCCAGTCATGTTAATGACGGTACAGTTGTTTAGTACCAAGCTACGTCGCTATCAGCAAGAAATTCAAGAGAAACTTTCCGATCTTAGTGAGCTAATTCAAGAAGACATGAGTGGCATGGCTTTGATTAGGATTTATGCTCAAGAAGTTCAAGAAAGATTGGCATTCAAAGAGAAAAATCAGCAACTATTAGAGTCAAACTTAAAGCTAGCCAGAACCAGAAATTTTCTCTTTCCGGTAATTGAAGGGCTTGCCAACATTAGCTTATTAATTCTCTTATGGTTAGGAACAGGAGCGATCGCTAGTGGACAAATCAGCGTTGGTGACTTTATTGCCTTAGCATTATTTGTAGAACGATTAGTCTTTCCCACGGCTTTGTTAGGTTTTACCATTACTGCTTATCTACAGGGAGAAGTCAGTATTGATCGCGTGGAATCTATTACCAAGGCTGAACCTAAAGTTAAAAATCGCTCTAATGCGATTGTTTTACCCCTCAAAGATATCAAGGGAGAAATTACCGCCCGTCATCTTACCTATACTTATCCAGGTTCCCATACCCCGGCATTATACGATCTAAACTTCACCATTAAGCCGGGAGAAACCGTTGCCATCGTAGGAACTATCGGTTCAGGGAAGTCCACTCTGGCGAATGCTATTCCCCGTTTATTAAATGTGGAATCGGGAGAATTATTTTTAGATAGTTGCGACATTACTAAACTAGAATTAGCTACTTTAAGAAAAGCGATCGCTTATGTACCGCAGGATAGTTTCCTGTTTAGCACTACTATCAAAAACAATATTCGCTATGGTGAGCCGTTAATCGAAACTCTCGAAGTGGAATTAGCCGCTAAACAAGCTCAAATCCACCCTGAAATTTTGACTTTTCCCCAAGAATACGAGACCTTAGTTGGGGAACGAGGTATAACTCTCTCTGGAGGACAAAGACAACGTACTTCCCTAGCAAGAGCTTTATTAGTGGATGCCAAAGTACTAATCTTAGACGATGCTCTTTCCAGTGTAGATAACGAGACTGCCACTAGAATTCTTAATAGCTTATCTCCTACTAGAGCCAAAAAGACCGTAATCTTTATTTCCCATCAACTATCCGCAGCAGCTACGTGCGATCGCATTTTAGTTATGGATAAAGGAAAAATTGTGCAAAATGGTACTCACGAAACCTTATTGCAAGAGTTAGGATTATATCAAACCC
- the hisF gene encoding imidazole glycerol phosphate synthase subunit HisF, which translates to MLAKRILPCLDVNAGRVVKGINFVDLKDAGDPVELAKVYNDAGADELVFLDITATHEDRNTIVDVVYRTAEQVFIPLTVGGGIQSLENIKILLRAGADKVSINSAAVRDPDLINRASDRFGKQCIVVAIDARRRTDASNPGWDVYVRGGRKNTGIDAIAWATEMATRGAGELLVTSMDADGTQAGYDLELTRTIAEQVEIPVVASGGAGNCQHIYEALNQGKAEAALLASLLHFGQLSVQEIKTYLQEYKIPVRIN; encoded by the coding sequence ATGCTTGCTAAAAGAATATTGCCCTGTCTAGATGTCAATGCAGGACGAGTAGTTAAAGGAATTAATTTTGTTGATCTCAAAGATGCCGGAGATCCGGTTGAACTTGCCAAAGTTTATAATGATGCGGGAGCAGATGAGCTAGTGTTTCTGGATATTACCGCTACCCATGAAGACCGTAACACAATTGTCGATGTCGTTTATCGAACAGCAGAACAGGTTTTTATTCCTTTAACTGTTGGTGGCGGTATTCAATCCTTAGAAAATATTAAAATTTTGTTGCGCGCGGGAGCCGATAAAGTAAGTATTAATTCCGCTGCTGTTCGCGATCCCGACTTGATTAATCGTGCAAGCGATCGCTTTGGCAAACAGTGTATTGTGGTAGCGATTGATGCTCGCAGACGTACTGATGCTAGTAATCCTGGCTGGGATGTCTATGTACGAGGCGGGAGAAAAAATACGGGAATCGATGCGATCGCCTGGGCTACGGAAATGGCAACTAGAGGTGCGGGGGAATTATTAGTTACCAGCATGGATGCTGATGGAACTCAAGCTGGTTATGACCTAGAGCTTACTCGGACTATTGCCGAACAGGTTGAAATTCCTGTAGTTGCCTCTGGTGGTGCGGGCAATTGTCAACATATCTACGAAGCTCTCAATCAAGGTAAAGCTGAAGCCGCTCTTCTGGCTTCATTACTGCATTTTGGACAACTAAGTGTTCAGGAAATTAAAACCTATCTTCAGGAGTACAAAATTCCGGTACGAATTAACTAG
- a CDS encoding DUF6443 domain-containing protein, with protein MKLYGVIFGYLFVYSNPTNKFVYEYKYEKAKTDRNRGWLGFEKNILSWEKYDYDERMNLASRSQYWDRNEGKWLTSSTTYDTYGNVVSISDPLGNTSTTSYEEKYHTFPQTSTTPDPDPNNPSDSPLTVTTTYEPKFGIKTQVIDPNGHKPMEILDSDIDGFGRILEVKGIKPDSEAMVTVGKTEFNPEANGLSVKTWYRTRWEGDDVPNDETWLWEQEYIDGLGRTYQSESKGYNSQTKLIDKVQFNARGQVEKSYLPYYSDADPNNDRDYTSYQYDIRGQVTQTTQPNGTVTKTDYSKQYSSRQLTYQLPDPTEGMEGVNFVNAIVQANPRSWTTRKIAPDNSVASYEYDLLG; from the coding sequence TTGAAACTCTACGGGGTAATTTTTGGCTATTTATTTGTATATAGCAATCCTACTAATAAATTTGTCTATGAATACAAATACGAAAAGGCAAAAACCGATCGCAATCGGGGTTGGCTGGGATTTGAAAAAAATATTCTGAGTTGGGAAAAATATGATTATGACGAGCGGATGAACCTTGCCAGTCGCAGTCAATACTGGGATCGAAATGAAGGTAAATGGCTGACCTCTAGTACGACCTATGACACTTATGGCAATGTAGTTAGCATCAGCGATCCTTTAGGAAATACCTCTACTACCAGCTATGAAGAGAAATATCATACTTTTCCTCAAACCAGCACGACACCAGATCCAGACCCCAACAATCCCAGTGATAGCCCTCTAACCGTTACTACTACCTACGAACCTAAGTTTGGCATCAAAACCCAAGTTATCGATCCTAACGGTCACAAGCCGATGGAAATTCTTGACAGTGACATTGATGGCTTTGGGCGAATATTGGAGGTTAAAGGAATTAAGCCCGATAGCGAGGCAATGGTTACAGTGGGCAAGACCGAGTTTAATCCCGAAGCAAATGGATTGTCGGTCAAAACTTGGTATCGTACTCGGTGGGAAGGTGATGATGTTCCCAATGATGAAACTTGGCTCTGGGAACAGGAATATATTGACGGGTTAGGGCGTACTTATCAGTCCGAATCCAAAGGATACAACAGCCAAACAAAGCTAATCGATAAAGTGCAGTTTAATGCCAGGGGGCAGGTGGAGAAAAGTTACCTACCTTATTATTCTGATGCTGACCCCAATAACGATCGAGATTATACTTCCTACCAATATGATATCCGAGGACAAGTAACCCAAACTACTCAACCCAACGGTACAGTAACCAAAACAGATTACTCCAAACAGTATAGCTCTCGCCAGCTTACATACCAATTGCCAGATCCTACCGAAGGTATGGAGGGAGTTAATTTTGTTAATGCTATTGTCCAGGCAAACCCCCGAAGCTGGACTACACGTAAGATTGCTCCTGATAATAGCGTTGCTAGTTATGAATACGATCTTCTGGGGTAA
- a CDS encoding type II toxin-antitoxin system HicA family toxin — protein sequence MKYKEIVKKLKKMGCQEIPRRGGGSHRKWYNPQNNAVVPIPDWGNKDLKIGTLRQIIRQLDLDWEEFKNL from the coding sequence GTGAAATATAAAGAAATTGTCAAAAAACTTAAAAAAATGGGATGCCAAGAAATACCTAGAAGAGGTGGAGGTTCTCATCGAAAATGGTATAACCCTCAAAATAATGCCGTTGTGCCAATTCCTGATTGGGGTAATAAAGATTTGAAAATAGGCACTTTAAGACAAATTATTCGTCAACTCGATCTTGATTGGGAAGAATTTAAGAATTTGTAG
- a CDS encoding type II toxin-antitoxin system HicB family antitoxin, which translates to MKNIYKLPLVLEPQPEGGYTITCPLLPNLITEADTLEEVMPNVSDALSAIIEAYQDLNQPLPSILQPISEQTTLWTESLIPIGA; encoded by the coding sequence ATGAAAAACATCTATAAATTACCATTAGTTTTAGAGCCTCAGCCAGAAGGAGGCTACACAATTACTTGTCCTCTTTTGCCTAATTTAATCACAGAGGCTGATACTTTAGAAGAAGTTATGCCTAATGTTTCTGATGCTTTATCGGCAATTATTGAGGCATATCAAGACTTAAATCAACCTTTGCCAAGCATACTACAGCCTATTAGCGAACAAACAACTCTTTGGACAGAAAGTTTAATTCCTATCGGTGCATAG
- a CDS encoding CHAT domain-containing protein, with protein MIQPLEPDLEKLKQSGQINTLVFVLDDTLRDIPLSVLYNQGKYLIEDYALAVIPNRQLFDPRPRQEQINVLMAGVSEAQTVDGQEFAALPYISSELADIQQLTDTTTKPLLNQTFTEERLEQQIDSAAFPIVHIATHGEFNSDPNKTYILVWGQRVKVRSFDRLLQVNNPDSSQAIELLILSACETAQGDRRAALGLAGVAAQAQVRTTLASLWKVNDLATAEFMTKFYENLSSGITVAQALQQTQLYFLNDPDLRRPYFWSPFVIVGNWL; from the coding sequence ATTATTCAACCACTCGAACCAGACCTAGAAAAATTAAAACAGAGCGGTCAGATAAATACCTTAGTTTTTGTTTTAGATGATACTTTGCGGGACATTCCCTTATCAGTACTCTACAACCAAGGAAAATATTTAATCGAAGACTATGCCCTAGCTGTAATTCCCAACAGACAGCTTTTCGATCCTCGACCCAGACAAGAACAGATTAATGTCTTGATGGCAGGAGTCAGTGAAGCACAAACAGTTGATGGTCAAGAATTTGCGGCCCTACCTTATATCTCCAGCGAACTAGCCGACATTCAGCAATTAACCGATACCACTACCAAACCACTGCTAAACCAAACTTTTACCGAGGAAAGACTAGAACAACAAATTGATTCTGCTGCTTTCCCCATCGTCCATATTGCCACTCATGGAGAGTTTAATTCCGACCCCAATAAAACTTACATCCTTGTTTGGGGACAGCGAGTCAAAGTCAGGAGTTTCGATCGCCTTCTCCAAGTAAATAACCCCGATAGTTCTCAAGCGATCGAGTTACTAATTCTCAGTGCTTGTGAAACCGCTCAGGGCGATCGCAGGGCAGCATTGGGATTAGCAGGGGTAGCAGCCCAAGCGCAAGTTCGTACTACCTTAGCTAGTTTGTGGAAAGTTAACGACCTCGCCACTGCGGAATTTATGACTAAGTTTTACGAAAACTTAAGTTCTGGAATAACTGTAGCCCAGGCTCTGCAACAGACTCAACTTTATTTTTTAAACGACCCAGATTTGAGAAGACCTTATTTCTGGTCGCCTTTTGTCATCGTTGGCAACTGGTTGTAA
- a CDS encoding tetratricopeptide repeat protein, with the protein MSIFLIVGVIPVQSQTPVANARQLVRQGEIEYRAGEFVSAVNYLQEAVRVFESDEDWQNLAITLTNLGRLQLSLGKAELALKSWEKATEISEQLNDDSAIVRDRIYQAEASEQLGLYERACVTLQSALALDNNICADPTFQILENKIKLVSPLQTTGWRSLGNVLRLLGNLEESELVLQTIAKSSFDTEPATTRISLGNTLRARGNIIRDRQASPKYDYLPWRCDAIKSNSSNLPPEAQNFYRQAQQQYNRAIALSKLGNSKISAQLNLLDLILKSDRFNL; encoded by the coding sequence TTGAGTATCTTTTTAATCGTAGGAGTAATACCAGTCCAATCCCAAACACCTGTAGCTAATGCTCGACAGCTAGTACGACAGGGAGAAATTGAGTATCGTGCGGGGGAATTTGTCTCGGCGGTTAACTATCTCCAAGAAGCGGTTAGAGTCTTTGAAAGTGATGAAGACTGGCAAAACCTGGCAATAACTTTAACTAATTTGGGTCGTTTGCAGTTGAGTTTGGGCAAAGCAGAATTAGCTCTAAAAAGCTGGGAAAAAGCTACTGAGATTTCAGAGCAATTAAATGATGATTCAGCTATAGTTCGCGATCGCATTTATCAAGCCGAAGCCTCAGAGCAATTGGGACTTTACGAGCGCGCCTGTGTTACTTTGCAGTCAGCTTTAGCATTAGATAACAATATTTGTGCAGATCCAACATTTCAGATTCTAGAAAACAAAATTAAGCTTGTCTCGCCACTACAAACAACTGGCTGGCGTAGCCTGGGTAATGTTTTGCGCTTGTTAGGTAATTTAGAAGAGTCAGAACTAGTCTTACAGACCATCGCCAAAAGCTCCTTTGACACAGAGCCAGCAACTACTAGAATAAGCCTGGGTAACACCCTCAGAGCTAGAGGTAATATTATTCGCGATCGCCAAGCCTCACCTAAATACGACTATCTTCCTTGGCGTTGTGACGCGATCAAATCTAATTCGAGCAATCTGCCTCCAGAAGCACAAAATTTCTATCGACAGGCTCAACAACAATACAATCGAGCGATCGCTTTATCTAAACTAGGAAATAGCAAAATATCAGCCCAGCTCAATCTTCTCGATCTAATTTTAAAAAGCGATCGCTTTAACCTCTGA
- a CDS encoding BrnT family toxin — translation MDKEFILNGITFIWNDDKAKQNPLKHKGITFEQAVEAFFDPFLVVVDASRNDEARDAIIGMDKQSYLLFVVHIQQENDQIRIISARKATRQERNYYEN, via the coding sequence ATGGATAAAGAATTCATCCTCAATGGTATTACTTTTATCTGGAATGACGACAAGGCAAAGCAAAACCCATTAAAACATAAGGGAATTACATTTGAGCAAGCAGTCGAAGCTTTTTTCGATCCCTTTTTAGTAGTAGTCGATGCCAGTCGTAATGATGAAGCCAGAGATGCCATTATCGGAATGGATAAGCAAAGTTATCTCTTGTTCGTCGTTCATATTCAACAAGAGAACGATCAGATTAGAATTATTTCCGCTCGTAAAGCTACTCGTCAAGAACGCAATTACTATGAAAATTGA
- a CDS encoding MFS transporter has product MRTFLIVWFGQLISLFGSQLTSFALGVWVYQNTGSVTQFSLISFFTMLPGLVISPLAGALVDRCDRRWVMILSDSIAGLSTLCIALLIAIGQIQIWHIYLATTISSLSNAFQWPAYSAATELCLPGHHDL; this is encoded by the coding sequence ATGAGGACTTTTTTAATCGTCTGGTTTGGTCAACTCATATCTTTATTCGGTTCTCAACTGACCAGTTTTGCCCTTGGAGTTTGGGTATATCAAAATACGGGATCGGTCACTCAGTTTTCTTTAATCTCTTTTTTTACAATGCTGCCAGGCTTAGTAATCTCACCCCTTGCGGGAGCTTTGGTAGATCGATGCGATCGCCGTTGGGTAATGATTCTTAGCGATTCTATTGCTGGATTGAGTACCCTTTGTATTGCCTTGCTAATAGCTATTGGACAAATACAAATTTGGCATATTTATCTGGCCACCACCATCAGTTCTCTCTCCAATGCTTTTCAATGGCCCGCATACAGTGCTGCTACAGAACTATGTTTGCCTGGTCATCACGACCTCTAG
- a CDS encoding citrate synthase, with amino-acid sequence MTATFCEYMPGLEGIPATKSSISFVDGQKGILEYRGIAIEELAKHGSFLETAYLLIWGKLPSEQQLKEFQTDIIYHRRIKYRIRDMMKCCPETGHPMDALQTSAAALGLFYARRALDDPEYIRKAVVRLLAKIPTMVAAFHQMRRGNDAIKPNDDLDYAANFLYMLTEREPHPLAAKIFDVCLTLHAEHTINASTFSAMVTASTLTDPYAVVASAVGTLAGPLHGGANEEVLVMLEDIGTVGNVYPYVENLITNKQKIMGFGHRVYKVKDPRARILQGLAEELFDETGHDHYYDLALELEKAIEVKLGHKGIYPNVDYYSGLVYRKLGIPSDLFTPIFAIARVAGWLAHWKEQLAVNRIFRPTQIYTGEHNAPYINMAER; translated from the coding sequence ATGACTGCAACATTTTGCGAATATATGCCAGGTTTAGAAGGTATCCCTGCTACCAAATCTAGTATTAGTTTTGTTGATGGTCAGAAGGGTATTTTAGAATATCGTGGTATTGCGATCGAAGAATTAGCTAAACATGGTAGTTTCTTAGAGACAGCATACTTGCTAATCTGGGGTAAATTACCTAGTGAACAGCAGCTTAAAGAATTTCAAACTGATATTATTTATCATCGCCGAATTAAGTACCGTATTCGGGACATGATGAAATGTTGTCCTGAGACTGGACATCCTATGGATGCTTTACAGACCTCAGCAGCAGCCTTAGGTTTATTTTATGCTCGCCGTGCTTTAGATGACCCTGAATACATCAGAAAAGCAGTAGTACGTCTTCTGGCAAAAATCCCGACGATGGTGGCAGCGTTCCATCAAATGCGTCGGGGAAATGATGCGATTAAACCTAATGATGATCTTGATTATGCTGCCAACTTTTTATATATGCTGACCGAGAGAGAACCTCATCCTTTGGCAGCTAAAATATTCGATGTCTGCTTAACTCTACATGCTGAACATACCATTAATGCCTCAACTTTTTCGGCAATGGTAACTGCTTCAACTCTGACCGATCCCTATGCTGTAGTGGCTTCAGCTGTCGGTACCTTAGCAGGTCCTCTTCACGGAGGAGCAAATGAGGAAGTACTTGTAATGTTAGAGGATATTGGTACCGTGGGTAATGTGTATCCTTATGTGGAAAATCTCATTACCAATAAGCAAAAAATTATGGGTTTTGGACATCGAGTTTATAAAGTCAAAGACCCTAGAGCCAGAATTTTACAAGGATTAGCTGAGGAGCTATTCGACGAAACAGGACATGATCACTATTACGATTTGGCTTTGGAGCTAGAAAAAGCGATTGAAGTCAAGTTAGGACATAAGGGCATTTATCCTAATGTCGATTATTATTCTGGTTTGGTTTATCGGAAATTGGGGATTCCTAGTGATTTATTTACCCCCATTTTTGCGATCGCTCGTGTCGCCGGCTGGCTAGCCCACTGGAAAGAACAATTGGCAGTTAATCGCATCTTTCGACCTACTCAAATTTACACAGGGGAACATAACGCTCCCTATATCAATATGGCAGAACGATGA
- a CDS encoding inorganic phosphate transporter, whose translation MSITIIPLILISLLAAFVAWNLGANDVANSMGTSVGSKAITLTQAIIIAGILEFTGAVLFGQQVSATIATKVANSQLFIDTPQQLLVGMIAVLLSCGIWLQIATSQGLPVASSHAVVGAIAGFSWVAIGKEAIAWSNIGFICLGWIVTPVISAMVAASLYSFLRYWLFEQQNVRQQLWEWIPWLSGALISIFGIIVLPSIVQLRVFNYLLLPEQTLSLGIGLLFTTGITFYSWNQLNKYQQKNLRHQLKTPLLEKIMGKFQLLSACFVAFAHGSNDVGNAIAPLAVIVYVLQTNAVPINNLDMPIWIMVLGGLGIVGGLAVQGKNVIATVGENIISLVPSTGFCAELATATTILIASRIGLPVSTSHALVGSVIGIGLISSNQKVRWSTIKSVVLAWVVTLPVAAILSAIIFSLLLLLL comes from the coding sequence TTGTCCATAACAATTATTCCCTTAATATTAATTTCTTTACTGGCAGCTTTTGTTGCTTGGAATCTGGGGGCTAATGATGTAGCCAATTCTATGGGAACGTCAGTTGGTTCCAAAGCCATTACTCTGACCCAAGCAATTATTATTGCCGGAATTTTAGAGTTTACAGGAGCAGTGCTATTTGGTCAGCAAGTATCGGCAACTATAGCCACCAAAGTTGCTAATTCTCAATTATTTATTGATACTCCCCAGCAATTGTTAGTCGGTATGATTGCCGTCTTACTTTCCTGCGGTATTTGGTTACAAATTGCCACCAGTCAAGGTTTACCCGTTGCTTCTTCTCATGCTGTGGTAGGTGCGATCGCCGGATTTAGTTGGGTAGCCATTGGTAAGGAAGCGATCGCCTGGAGCAATATTGGTTTTATCTGTTTGGGTTGGATTGTCACTCCTGTAATCAGTGCGATGGTTGCAGCTAGTTTATATAGTTTTTTACGTTACTGGCTCTTTGAACAACAAAATGTCCGGCAACAATTATGGGAATGGATTCCTTGGTTAAGTGGAGCTTTAATTAGTATTTTTGGCATTATTGTTTTACCATCAATTGTTCAGCTTCGAGTTTTCAACTATTTATTGTTACCAGAACAAACACTCAGTTTAGGTATCGGGCTATTGTTTACTACAGGAATTACTTTTTATAGTTGGAATCAGTTAAATAAGTATCAACAAAAAAATCTCCGGCATCAGCTAAAGACTCCACTGTTAGAGAAAATAATGGGCAAATTTCAATTACTTAGTGCCTGTTTTGTTGCTTTTGCCCATGGTTCCAATGATGTGGGTAATGCGATCGCTCCCTTAGCAGTTATTGTCTATGTTTTGCAAACTAATGCTGTGCCGATTAACAATCTAGATATGCCCATCTGGATCATGGTATTAGGTGGATTAGGTATCGTGGGTGGACTGGCAGTACAAGGCAAAAATGTGATTGCTACTGTGGGCGAAAATATTATTTCCTTGGTACCTAGTACGGGTTTTTGTGCCGAACTCGCTACAGCAACCACCATCCTGATTGCTTCCCGGATTGGTTTACCAGTTTCTACTTCCCATGCCCTAGTTGGTAGTGTAATTGGCATTGGCTTAATATCTAGCAATCAAAAAGTACGCTGGTCAACCATTAAGTCTGTAGTCTTAGCTTGGGTAGTTACTCTTCCTGTGGCAGCCATCTTAAGTGCGATCATTTTTTCTCTACTATTATTATTGCTTTAG
- the hemC gene encoding hydroxymethylbilane synthase yields MTSTIETSKRTVRIGTRKSQLALVQTYWVKAELEKHFPNIEFEVEKMSTQGDKILDVPLAKIGDKGLFTKELEVGMLNNQTDFAVHSLKDLPTNLPEGLMLGCVTKRVDPADALAVNSKHKDQKIETFPPGSVIGTSSLRRLAQLRHNFPHLEFKDIRGNVNTRLAKLDAGEYDGIILAVAGLQRLDMNDRIHQIISPEISLHAVGQGALGIECREGDEEILKILKVLEDPDSCDRTLAERSFLRELEGGCQVPIGVNTSIENDILTLKGMVASLDGLQLIKDTVSGNRKDSEQLGQDLASRLREQGAGDILAEIFAQVGRS; encoded by the coding sequence ATGACCTCCACCATTGAAACTTCTAAGCGCACTGTCCGTATCGGAACTCGCAAAAGCCAACTTGCTTTAGTACAAACATATTGGGTAAAAGCAGAGTTAGAAAAGCATTTTCCTAATATTGAATTTGAAGTCGAAAAAATGAGTACCCAAGGGGATAAAATTCTGGATGTTCCTTTAGCCAAAATTGGTGATAAAGGTCTATTTACCAAGGAATTAGAGGTGGGAATGCTCAATAATCAAACTGATTTTGCAGTTCATTCCCTCAAAGATTTACCGACTAACTTACCTGAAGGATTAATGTTGGGCTGCGTCACCAAAAGAGTCGATCCTGCGGATGCTTTAGCAGTTAACTCTAAGCATAAAGACCAAAAAATAGAGACTTTTCCCCCAGGTTCAGTTATCGGTACTTCTTCTCTTAGGAGATTGGCTCAGCTACGTCATAACTTTCCCCATTTAGAGTTTAAAGATATTCGCGGAAACGTTAATACTCGCCTAGCTAAATTAGATGCAGGGGAATATGACGGCATTATTTTGGCTGTTGCTGGGTTACAAAGACTAGATATGAATGACCGTATTCATCAGATTATTTCCCCTGAGATTTCTCTTCACGCTGTCGGTCAAGGTGCATTAGGAATAGAGTGTCGCGAAGGAGATGAAGAAATTCTTAAGATTTTAAAAGTATTGGAAGATCCTGATAGCTGCGATCGCACCTTGGCTGAGAGGTCATTTCTCAGAGAGTTAGAGGGAGGCTGTCAAGTGCCAATTGGAGTAAATACCAGTATCGAAAACGATATTCTCACTTTAAAGGGAATGGTCGCTAGTCTCGATGGTTTGCAATTAATTAAAGACACAGTAAGCGGTAATAGAAAAGACTCAGAGCAATTAGGCCAAGATTTAGCATCTAGATTACGAGAACAGGGAGCAGGTGATATACTAGCGGAGATTTTTGCTCAAGTAGGGCGCAGTTAA
- a CDS encoding Ycf51 family protein — translation MTLPTDIFVYAKWSAVATILCLIVAILSFIVGWGFRFRLVGVTSFMGVLTAGIFALGLGLFPHTEIPGAARYSLIYDNGANQAVVAVPPDIEISAIEPTLLQAASNLYSYGRTGVGGNNQFTVKLRTVLHPQPGVSQPLFLGEAKRSLITRGDEEIEINVFSDNLTKLN, via the coding sequence ATGACATTACCAACCGATATTTTTGTTTATGCCAAGTGGTCAGCAGTTGCCACTATTTTATGCTTAATTGTTGCCATCTTATCGTTTATTGTGGGTTGGGGCTTTCGATTTCGTCTCGTTGGCGTAACTAGTTTTATGGGAGTTCTGACAGCCGGAATATTTGCCTTAGGTTTAGGCCTATTTCCTCATACAGAAATTCCCGGTGCAGCCCGTTATAGCCTGATATACGACAATGGCGCTAATCAAGCTGTAGTAGCCGTGCCCCCAGATATCGAGATCTCTGCCATCGAACCTACCTTACTTCAGGCAGCCAGCAATCTATATTCTTATGGTAGAACTGGTGTAGGTGGTAATAATCAATTTACAGTCAAATTAAGAACTGTATTGCATCCCCAACCAGGAGTTTCTCAACCGCTTTTTTTAGGAGAAGCTAAGCGATCGCTAATTACCAGAGGGGATGAAGAAATTGAAATTAATGTATTTTCTGATAATTTGACTAAGTTAAACTAG